A single genomic interval of Cucumis sativus cultivar 9930 chromosome 7, Cucumber_9930_V3, whole genome shotgun sequence harbors:
- the LOC101221044 gene encoding transcription factor HHO6 isoform X2, whose product MRSLHLQGRISASYSPPFIFFVSSIHTLSLQTLHFPFLNSHVLSSTSSILSLISHYYSPSPFSQFHPQMPSLSPPNSISHFLHQISSLSNPSDRSSRLHSLITSLEDEMKKIDAFKRELPLCMLLLNDAILALKDTSLQCTSSCSSPKRKPVLEEFMSLNKDSSDENEKEEDCRDKKEWMSSVQLWKTDDFQNTQTKTKRNEGWGYVAAAEDRVHRKKNEEGLFVGFKPSSSSSSACPVLAAVKKEERIESPICALSLVTPNLKTTREELVSCVLRSSGNRATSTSAADIQSNLRTVLPPQQQPARKQRRCWSPELHRRFENALQQLGGSQVATPKQIRELMQVDGLTNDEVKSHLQKYRLHTRRLPTTPAARAADQSPVVLGDLWMSQDGCGESSKVSSSQSASPQGPLQFAGNGGYSTTGGDSVEDEEDTKSESYDYWKSQAHTGKRCINI is encoded by the exons ATGCGTTCTCTGCATCTGCAAGGCAGAATCTCCGCGTCTTATTCCCCccccttcattttctttgtttcttccaTTCACACTCTTTCTCTTCAAACCcttcattttccctttctAAATTCCCATGTTCTTTCCTCCACTTCTTCCATCCTCTCCCTAATTTCTCATTATTATTCCCCATCTCCcttctctcaatttcatccCCAAATGCCTTCTCTTTCTCCTCCCAACTCCATCTCTCACTTCCTCCATCAGATTTCCTCTCTTTCCAATCCCTCTGATAGGTCCTCTCGACTCCATTCTCTTATCACCAGCTTGGAGgatgaaatgaagaagatcGATGCCTTCAAGCGCGAGCTTCCCTTATGTATGCTTCTTTTGAACGATG CTATCCTTGCTTTGAAAGACACTTCACTGCAATGtacttcttcttgttcttctccTAAACGTAAGCCAGTTTTGGAGGAATTCATGTCATTGAACAAAGATTCTTCCGATGAGAATGAGAAGGAAGAGGATTGTAGAGATAAGAAGGAATGGATGAGCTCTGTTCAGTTATGGAAGACGGATGACTTTCAAAATACTCAAACCAAAACCAAG AGGAATGAGGGGTGGGGGTATGTAGCTGCTGCAGAGGATCGGGTTCATCGAAAGAAGAATGAGGAGGGATTATTTGTTGGGTTCAagccatcttcttcttcttcttctgcttgTCCAGTCTTGGCTGCTGTGAAGAAGGAAGAGAGGATTGAATCTCCCATTTGTGCACTTTCTTTAGTCACTCCCAACTTGAAGACTACTAGAGAAGAATTGGTTTCCTGTGTTTTGCGGTCAAGTGGCAACCGAGCAACTTCGACTTCTGCTGCTGATATTCAATCGAATCTACGGACGGTGTTGCCACCTCAACAGCAGCCTGCCCGAAAGCAGAGGAGATGCTGGTCGCCAGAGTTGCATCGGCGGTTTGAGAATGCCTTGCAGCAACTTGGAGGTTCACAAG TGGCAACACCGAAGCAAATTAGAGAGTTGATGCAGGTAGATGGCCTAACCAATGATGAAGTAAAAAGTCATTTACAA AAATACCGCCTTCATACCCGGCGACTTCCAACAACTCCAGCTGCCAGAGCTGCAGACCAATCTCCTGTTGTTCTAGGAGATTTATGGATGTCCCAAGATGGGTGTGGTGAATCATCAAAGGTGAGCAGTTCTCAGTCAGCATCACCGCAAGGGCCGCTCCAGTTCGCTGGAAACGGAGGGTATTCCACGACCGGTGGCGACAGTGTGGAGGACGAGGAAGATACTAAATCCGAAAGCTATGACTACTGGAAATCTCAGGCTCACACTGGCAaaagatgtataaatatttga
- the LOC101209176 gene encoding serine/threonine-protein kinase SRK2E, whose amino-acid sequence MDRSALTVGPGMDIPIMHDSDRYELVRDIGSGNFGIARLMRDKQTGELVAVKYIERGEKIDANVKREIINHRSLRHPNIVRFKEVILTPTHLAIVMEYASGGELFERICNAGRFSEDEARFFFQQLISGVSYCHAMQVCHRDLKLENTLLDGSPAPRLKICDFGYSKSSVLHSQPKSTVGTPAYIAPEVLLKKEYDGKIADVWSCGVTLYVMLVGAYPFEDPEDPKNFRKTIQRILNVQYSIPDYVLISPECRHLISRIFVADPTKRITIPEIRNHEWFLKNLPADLVDENTINSQYEEPDQPMQTSEEIMQIIAEAGLPAAGTQSLNQYLTGSLDIDDDMEDDEESDADLDLDIDSSGEVVYAM is encoded by the exons ATGGATCGCTCCGCACTTACTGTTGGACCAGGAATGGACATTCCCATCATGCACGATAGCGATCGTTATGAGCTTGTGCGCGACATTGGCTCTGGAAACTTCGGTATTGCTAGATTGATGAGGGATAAGCAAACTGGAGAGCTCGTTGCCGTCAAGTACATCGAGAGAGGTGAGAAG ATAGATGCAAATGTGAAGCGAGAGATAATAAACCACAGATCTTTAAGACATCCTAACATTGTCAGATTCAAAGAG GTGATCTTGACCCCAACTCATCTTGCAATTGTAATGGAATATGCATCTGGTGGAGAGCTCTTTGAACGGATCTGCAATGCTGGACGGTTCAGCGAGGATGag GCacgtttcttcttccaacaaCTTATATCTGGTGTTAGCTATTGTCATGCAATG CAAGTATGTCATCGTGATTTGAAATTGGAGAATACGTTGCTGGATGGAAGTCCTGCTCCTCGTTTGAAGATTTGTGATTTTGGATACTCAAAG TCTTCTGTGCTGCATTCACAGCCAAAATCAACGGTTGGGACCCCTGCATATATTGCTCCTGAGGTGTTGCTTAAGAAAGAGTATGATGGCAAG ATTGCAGATGTGTGGTCGTGTGGGGTGACCTTATACGTCATGTTGGTCGGTGCATACCCCTTTGAGGACCCTGAGGACCCAAAAAACTTTCGAAAAACAATTCAG AGAATCCTAAATGTACAATACTCAATTCCCGATTACGTTCTTATCTCTCCCGAGTGCCGCCATCTGATCTCTAGGATTTTTGTTGCCGACCCAACTAAG AGGATTACAATTCCGGAGATAAGGAATCATGAGTGGTTTCTGAAGAATCTTCCAGCCGACCTTGTAGATGAAAACACAATAAACAGCCAATACGAAGAGCCCGATCAACCAATGCAAACCAGTGAAGAGATCATGCAGATAATAGCTGAAGCTGGGCTTCCTGCTGCAGGGACACAGAGTCTCAACCAATACCTTACCGGCAGCCTTGACATCGATGATGACATGGAAGACGATGAAGAGAGCGATGCTGATCTTGACCTCGATATCGACAGCAGTGGAGAAGTTGTTTATGCAATGTAA
- the LOC101221044 gene encoding transcription factor HHO2 isoform X3, translating into MRSLHLQGRISASYSPPFIFFVSSIHTLSLQTLHFPFLNSHVLSSTSSILSLISHYYSPSPFSQFHPQMPSLSPPNSISHFLHQISSLSNPSDRSSRLHSLITSLEDEMKKIDAFKRELPLCMLLLNDAILALKDTSLQCTSSCSSPKRKPVLEEFMSLNKDSSDENEKEEDCRDKKEWMSSVQLWKTDDFQNTQTKTKRNEGWGYVAAAEDRVHRKKNEEGLFVGFKPSSSSSSACPVLAAVKKEERIESPICALSLVTPNLKTTREELVSCVLRSSGNRATSTSAADIQSNLRTVLPPQQQPARKQRRCWSPELHRRFENALQQLGGSQAVATPKQIRELMQVDGLTNDEVKSHLQVRTQKHKHSNLQFISLKA; encoded by the exons ATGCGTTCTCTGCATCTGCAAGGCAGAATCTCCGCGTCTTATTCCCCccccttcattttctttgtttcttccaTTCACACTCTTTCTCTTCAAACCcttcattttccctttctAAATTCCCATGTTCTTTCCTCCACTTCTTCCATCCTCTCCCTAATTTCTCATTATTATTCCCCATCTCCcttctctcaatttcatccCCAAATGCCTTCTCTTTCTCCTCCCAACTCCATCTCTCACTTCCTCCATCAGATTTCCTCTCTTTCCAATCCCTCTGATAGGTCCTCTCGACTCCATTCTCTTATCACCAGCTTGGAGgatgaaatgaagaagatcGATGCCTTCAAGCGCGAGCTTCCCTTATGTATGCTTCTTTTGAACGATG CTATCCTTGCTTTGAAAGACACTTCACTGCAATGtacttcttcttgttcttctccTAAACGTAAGCCAGTTTTGGAGGAATTCATGTCATTGAACAAAGATTCTTCCGATGAGAATGAGAAGGAAGAGGATTGTAGAGATAAGAAGGAATGGATGAGCTCTGTTCAGTTATGGAAGACGGATGACTTTCAAAATACTCAAACCAAAACCAAG AGGAATGAGGGGTGGGGGTATGTAGCTGCTGCAGAGGATCGGGTTCATCGAAAGAAGAATGAGGAGGGATTATTTGTTGGGTTCAagccatcttcttcttcttcttctgcttgTCCAGTCTTGGCTGCTGTGAAGAAGGAAGAGAGGATTGAATCTCCCATTTGTGCACTTTCTTTAGTCACTCCCAACTTGAAGACTACTAGAGAAGAATTGGTTTCCTGTGTTTTGCGGTCAAGTGGCAACCGAGCAACTTCGACTTCTGCTGCTGATATTCAATCGAATCTACGGACGGTGTTGCCACCTCAACAGCAGCCTGCCCGAAAGCAGAGGAGATGCTGGTCGCCAGAGTTGCATCGGCGGTTTGAGAATGCCTTGCAGCAACTTGGAGGTTCACAAG CAGTGGCAACACCGAAGCAAATTAGAGAGTTGATGCAGGTAGATGGCCTAACCAATGATGAAGTAAAAAGTCATTTACAAGTAAGGAcccaaaaacataaacattcTAATCTGCAATTCATTTCCCTGAAAGCTTGA
- the LOC101221280 gene encoding far upstream element-binding protein 2 yields the protein MGTSEQVSRAEQLINEVIAEADSGGSASTTNQAINSSQPGVEQFVMKIPNNKVALVIGKGGETIKSIQSKSAARVQIIPLHLPPGDTSTERSVYINGLKEQIESAKELINEVISGKRLVSETTSYAQPTYPSTNNWSQAGQQPPLQQQQPQYGYAAGTYPPPQGPPYYSTYPAQVASWDQSNQSTVQPSDQSTGYNYYGQQSQVGSAPPQFHDYSYGQPASSGTHGYDQSYSQQAPSYGQIPPSYDQQNMYLNSGSAPSALPSSNGTSEGTYPTAAYQASTGYWTYQTTDQTQSLPQTGNDQSGSYQTVSGGHAQPPVYGQSVYPPPPGVYSAPAPPPPEMVAPTQSQPPSVETSEDGNSNSGQNLAPTVQENANSES from the exons ATGGGCACTTCGGAACAAGTTAGCAGGGCAGAACAGCTTATCAATGAAGTGATTGCGGAG GCAGATTCAGGGGGTTCTGCCTCAACCACTAATCAGGCAATTAACTCAAGTCAACCTGGAGTTGAGCAGTTTGTAATGAAGATTCCTAATAATAAG gTTGCACTTGTCATTGGAAAGGGAGGTGAAACTATAAAGAGCATACAGAGCAAGTCAGCTGCTCGTGTTCAG ATTATCCCTTTGCACCTCCCTCCTGGAGATACATCGACAGAGAGAAGTGTTTATATTAATGGGCTTAAGGAGCAGATTGAGTCAGCCAAAGAGTTGATCAACGAAGTCATAAGCGGG AAACGTCTGGTATCCGAAACTACTAGCTATGCACAACCAACTTACCCTTCTACCAACAATTGGTCTCAAGCTGGACAACAACCTCCATTGCAGCAGCAACAACCTCAATATGGTTATGCAGCAGGAACCTATCCCCCGCCTCAGGGGCCACCATATTATAGCACCTACCCAGCTCAAGTAGCAAGCTGGGATCAATCGAATCAATCAACCGTCCAGCCATCAGACCAAAGTACAGGATATAATTACTATGGCCAACAGTCTCAGGTTGGGTCAGCTCCTCCTCAGTTTCATGACTATAGCTATGGTCAGCCAGCCTCAAGTGGCACTCATGGTTATGATCAAAGCTACTCCCAACAGGCACCAAGTTATGGGCAGATTCCACCAAGTTATGATCAACAAAACATGTACCTTAATTCAGGAAGTGCACCATCTGCTTTGCCATCATCAAATGGAACCTCTGAAGGTACATATCCTACTGCAGCATACCAAGCTTCCACTGGGTACTGGACTTACCAGACGACGGACCAGACCCAATCGCTTCCTCAGACAGGAAATGACCAGTCTGGGTCTTATCAAACCGTTAGTGGGGGACATGCGCAACCTCCTGTGTATGGGCAAAGTGTGTACCCTCCTCCACCAGGTGTGTATTCAGCTCCGGCTCCTCCTCCTCCAGAGATGGTGGCTCCAACCCAGTCACAACCACCATCAGTTGAAACATCTGAAGATGGAAATTCGAACAGTGGGCAAAACCTAGCTCCTACTGTCCAGGAAAATGCCAATTCAGAAAGCTGA
- the LOC101221044 gene encoding transcription factor HHO6 isoform X1, with protein MRSLHLQGRISASYSPPFIFFVSSIHTLSLQTLHFPFLNSHVLSSTSSILSLISHYYSPSPFSQFHPQMPSLSPPNSISHFLHQISSLSNPSDRSSRLHSLITSLEDEMKKIDAFKRELPLCMLLLNDAILALKDTSLQCTSSCSSPKRKPVLEEFMSLNKDSSDENEKEEDCRDKKEWMSSVQLWKTDDFQNTQTKTKRNEGWGYVAAAEDRVHRKKNEEGLFVGFKPSSSSSSACPVLAAVKKEERIESPICALSLVTPNLKTTREELVSCVLRSSGNRATSTSAADIQSNLRTVLPPQQQPARKQRRCWSPELHRRFENALQQLGGSQAVATPKQIRELMQVDGLTNDEVKSHLQKYRLHTRRLPTTPAARAADQSPVVLGDLWMSQDGCGESSKVSSSQSASPQGPLQFAGNGGYSTTGGDSVEDEEDTKSESYDYWKSQAHTGKRCINI; from the exons ATGCGTTCTCTGCATCTGCAAGGCAGAATCTCCGCGTCTTATTCCCCccccttcattttctttgtttcttccaTTCACACTCTTTCTCTTCAAACCcttcattttccctttctAAATTCCCATGTTCTTTCCTCCACTTCTTCCATCCTCTCCCTAATTTCTCATTATTATTCCCCATCTCCcttctctcaatttcatccCCAAATGCCTTCTCTTTCTCCTCCCAACTCCATCTCTCACTTCCTCCATCAGATTTCCTCTCTTTCCAATCCCTCTGATAGGTCCTCTCGACTCCATTCTCTTATCACCAGCTTGGAGgatgaaatgaagaagatcGATGCCTTCAAGCGCGAGCTTCCCTTATGTATGCTTCTTTTGAACGATG CTATCCTTGCTTTGAAAGACACTTCACTGCAATGtacttcttcttgttcttctccTAAACGTAAGCCAGTTTTGGAGGAATTCATGTCATTGAACAAAGATTCTTCCGATGAGAATGAGAAGGAAGAGGATTGTAGAGATAAGAAGGAATGGATGAGCTCTGTTCAGTTATGGAAGACGGATGACTTTCAAAATACTCAAACCAAAACCAAG AGGAATGAGGGGTGGGGGTATGTAGCTGCTGCAGAGGATCGGGTTCATCGAAAGAAGAATGAGGAGGGATTATTTGTTGGGTTCAagccatcttcttcttcttcttctgcttgTCCAGTCTTGGCTGCTGTGAAGAAGGAAGAGAGGATTGAATCTCCCATTTGTGCACTTTCTTTAGTCACTCCCAACTTGAAGACTACTAGAGAAGAATTGGTTTCCTGTGTTTTGCGGTCAAGTGGCAACCGAGCAACTTCGACTTCTGCTGCTGATATTCAATCGAATCTACGGACGGTGTTGCCACCTCAACAGCAGCCTGCCCGAAAGCAGAGGAGATGCTGGTCGCCAGAGTTGCATCGGCGGTTTGAGAATGCCTTGCAGCAACTTGGAGGTTCACAAG CAGTGGCAACACCGAAGCAAATTAGAGAGTTGATGCAGGTAGATGGCCTAACCAATGATGAAGTAAAAAGTCATTTACAA AAATACCGCCTTCATACCCGGCGACTTCCAACAACTCCAGCTGCCAGAGCTGCAGACCAATCTCCTGTTGTTCTAGGAGATTTATGGATGTCCCAAGATGGGTGTGGTGAATCATCAAAGGTGAGCAGTTCTCAGTCAGCATCACCGCAAGGGCCGCTCCAGTTCGCTGGAAACGGAGGGTATTCCACGACCGGTGGCGACAGTGTGGAGGACGAGGAAGATACTAAATCCGAAAGCTATGACTACTGGAAATCTCAGGCTCACACTGGCAaaagatgtataaatatttga
- the LOC101221751 gene encoding methylesterase 3: MEKQIKNNNYLLPLLLLSLFFQLSLSDNTSHKHFVFIHGSCHGAWSWFKLLPLLQSSGHRVTALDLAASGIDHRNPDSVRSISQYFQPLTDFMSALPQHQKVILVGHSLGGLVVSKAMEDFPTKISAAVFVTATMPGPALNISTIYSKVFERNESMMDSVYSYGDGRNRPPTAFLFGSRFLASKVYQRSPAEDLTLATLLMRAVPLFTEKDMSDVLKLSERNYGSVKRVFVVSEMDLVSNIEFQRWMIENNPPDHVVEIEGSDHVVMMSKPFQLCAHLQLLAQPRP; this comes from the exons ATGGAGAAGCAGATCAAGAACAACAACTACCTCTTACCACTACTTCTCCTGTCCCTCTTCTTCCAACTCTCACTCTCCGATAATACTTCTCACAAACACTTTGTCTTTATCCACGGATCCTGCCATGGCGCATGGTCCTGGTTTAAACTCCTCCCTCTCCTCCAATCCTCCGGTCACCGCGTCACCGCCCTCGACTTGGCCGCCTCCGGAATCGACCATCGAAATCCGGACTCTGTCCGATCCATTTCCCAGTACTTCCAGCCTCTGACTGACTTCATGTCAGCTCTCCCTCAGCACCAAAAGGTGATCCTCGTCGGGCATAGCCTGGGCGGATTGGTCGTGTCGAAAGCCATGGAGGACTTCCCGACGAAGATTTCCGCCGCCGTTTTCGTCACCGCTACGATGCCTGGGCCAGCTCTGAACATATCGACCATTTATTCGAAGGTATTTGAGAGGAATGAATCAATGATGGATAGCGTTTACTCCTACGGCGATGGCCGGAATCGGCCTCCCACTGCCTTCCTCTTTGGGTCGCGCTTTTTGGCTTCCAAAGTTTATCAGCGCAGCCCAGCTGAG GATTTAACACTGGCGACGTTGTTGATGAGAGCAGTGCCATTGTTCACCGAAAAAGACATGTCCGATGTATTGAAGCTATCGGAGAGAAATTACGGTTCCGTCAAGCGAGTATTCGTGGTGTCAGAAATGGATTTGGTTAGTAATATAGAATTTCAAAGGTGGATGATTGAGAACAACCCACCTGATCATGTGGTGGAGATAGAAGGATCAGATCATGTGGTGATGATGTCTAAGCCTTTCCAGTTGTGTGCTCATCTTCAACTCCTTGCTCAACCTAGACCttaa
- the LOC101221519 gene encoding uncharacterized protein LOC101221519, with translation MATHLLSPPTHFQTSMKLALHAPFLLAPSRRSPECSHVVSLKPHKRFQNAGSVVSCATNMTAGQSDDSGRVNWDSLKNRVKQLWESSPEPVKSFPWNEALDNFIQLIADLILTVIKYLFVPLLLVTSLSEMSYCAHEKKLLIVPFLFIIGFSAAEVMRQTALSLSPILKDLEVPWHLITIAIFFTLIKLPGPSYPYWGRIFIPHLANGGLVRTTWSMFLWFRRPQKTSMLLKHNENHLDTKKN, from the exons ATGGCGACCCACCTGCTTTCTCCGCCCACCCACTTTCAAACTTCCATGAAACTGGCCCTTCACGCCCCGTTTCTTCTAGCTCCCAGT CGACGGTCACCAGAATGCAGCCACGTAGTGAGTTTAAAACCACATAAAAGATTTCAGAATGCTGGATCAGTGGTCTCTTGTGCTACGAATATGACTGCAGGACAATCAGACGATTCAGGAAGGGTAAATTGGGATAGTTTGAAGAACAGGGTAAAACAGCTTTGGGAAAGTTCACCAGAGCCAGTGAAGTCTTTCCCTTGGAACGAGGCATTGGATAACTTCATCCAGCTTATTGCTGATCTCATCTTGACGGTTATCAAGTACTTGTTTGTACCATTACTCCTCGTTACCTCCCTTAGCGAGATGTCTTACTGTGCTCATGAAAAGAAGCTTCTTATTGTCCcatttctatttataattgGCTTCTCCGCTGCTGAGGTCATGAGACAGACAGCTTTAAGTCTATCTCCAATTCTTAAG GATCTAGAAGTACCTTGGCATTTGATCACAATTGCAATATTCTTCACTCTCATTAAACTGCCCGGCCCATCCTATCCATATTGGGGTCGCATATTCATTCCTCACTTGGCAAATGGAGGTTTGGTCAGAACTACATGGTCTATGTTTCTCTGGTTTAGAAGACCCCAAAAGACATCGATGTTGCTGAAGCATAACGAGAATCACCTGGATACGAAGAAGAATTAA